The following proteins are co-located in the Solanum pennellii chromosome 1, SPENNV200 genome:
- the LOC107008580 gene encoding uncharacterized protein LOC107008580, whose translation MECNKDDALRAKEIAERKFLDKDFLGAKRFALKAQSLNPGLEGISQMLATLGVHIAAENKVNGEGNFYGILGVSPKADDEAIRKQYRKLALMLHPDKNKSIGAETAFKHVSEAWSLLSDKNKKTVYDNRNASVLQQRVRAENVDSSQQSTQNGFHKFAKNAASRARPPKSSTSKKSSSSGTKDRGTFWTVCYRCKMQYEYMRMYLNHNLLCPNCHEAFFAVETTAPSNGSKKSTEWDYSQQQENTYHQGMRKGAPVTGRNSSSAPNFVSSVVNNTTSPDHNNFQWSPFSQTAGHASAAQAANMVQQAYQKVKRERQEAQTATKREEALKRKNHSSKRPSAALSAGQFNAFKRKKGINDPSTSRLRHSWESDGGSTASPAEVGRGNGERVKLNVVNQLGNEREASYNDVKYLLMEKAKKEILKNLSKRGSATSTTSISSRGVILTKEAKERKNEEYHVSEFDVREDHDAAREQFITETKVFANRSSSETFDKYLDNESAGCMLIDVTESDFHNFDSDRTESCFGPNQVWAAYDDSDGMPRYYALILEVVSLNPFKVRVSWLNSNNSGTCSLNSVNSGAPKTCGDFRRGRHEIRTSINCFSHKVRWTKGLGDTIQIFPRKGQIWALYRNWSSEWNEFTGDDVVQKYDLIEVLEDFNEEVVVVTPLVKVAGFKSVFHKHLNPEEIRKIPKEEIFRFSHEISSFLLTGKEAPNAPKGLRELDPAAMPGELLEVIQDVEEIECMDSKGSREGNAIGGTKARSSSLMEETYISMEDKEVVILDS comes from the coding sequence ATGGAGTGCAATAAAGATGATGCTTTAAGGGCTAAAGAAATTGCAGAGAGGAAATTCTTGGATAAGGATTTTTTGGGCGCAAAAAGGTTTGCTTTAAAGGCCCAGAGTCTGAATCCTGGACTTGAAGGTATTAGTCAAATGTTGGCAACACTCGGTGTTCATATTGCTGCTGAGAACAAAGTTAATGGTGAAGGAAATTTTTATGGAATCCTTGGTGTTAGTCCAAAAGCTGATGATGAGGCTATAAGGAAACAGTATAGGAAACTGGCCCTCATGCTTCATCCTGATAAGAACAAGTCCATAGGGGCCGAAACTGCGTTTAAGCATGTTTCAGAAGCATGGAGCTTGTTGTCtgataaaaacaagaaaacagTGTATGACAATAGAAATGCGAGTGTCTTGCAGCAGAGAGTCCGGGCTGAAAATGTGGATTCTTCTCAACAATCTACACAGAATGGTTTTCACAAATTTGCAAAGAATGCTGCTTCACGAGCAAGGCCTCCAAAGAGTAGTACCAGTAAAAAGAGTTCTTCATCAGGAACAAAGGACCGTGGTACCTTTTGGACTGTTTGCTATCGGTGCAAGATGCAGTATGAGTACATGCGGATGTACCTTAACCATAATCTTCTGTGTCCCAATTGTCACGAGGCCTTCTTTGCTGTTGAAACAACAGCACCATCCAATGGCTCGAAGAAGTCTACTGAGTGGGATTATTCTCAACAGCAAGAAAACACATACCACCAGGGAATGAGAAAGGGTGCACCAGTTACAGGAAGAAACAGTTCAAGCGCTCCAAATTTTGTGTCTTCTGTGGTCAATAACACTACGTCACCTGATCACAATAACTTCCAGTGGAGCCCATTTTCCCAAACCGCTGGGCATGCATCTGCTGCACAAGCAGCTAATATGGTACAGCAAGCGTATCAGAAAGTAAAACGAGAGCGTCAAGAAGCCCAGACAGCGACGAAAAGAGAGGAAGcattgaaaaggaaaaatcattcGTCCAAACGACCAAGTGCAGCTTTATCAGCTGGACAGTTTAATGCTTTCAAGAGGAAAAAAGGCATAAATGACCCCAGTACAAGTAGGCTTAGGCATAGCTGGGAATCTGATGGAGGCAGCACAGCAAGTCCAGCTGAAGTTGGACGGGGTAATGGAGAAAGGGTTAAGTTGAATGTCGTTAACCAGCTGGGTAATGAAAGGGAGGCATCCTACAATGATGTCAAGTATTTGCTGATGGAGAAGGCCAAGAAGGAAATATTGAAAAACCTAAGCAAACGGGGCTCAGCTACTTCGACAACATCTATTTCTTCAAGGGGGGTAATTTTAACCAAGGAAGCCAAGgagagaaaaaatgaagaatatcaTGTATCTGAATTTGATGTCAGAGAAGATCATGATGCAGCTCGTGAACAATTTATAACTGAAACCAAAGTCTTTGCAAATAGGTCTAGTTCTGAAACTTTTGACAAGTATTTAGATAATGAATCTGCTGGGTGTATGCTGATAGATGTTACTGAGTCAGATTTCCACAATTTTGATAGTGATCGAACAGAGAGTTGTTTTGGACCTAACCAGGTCTGGGCTGCATATGATGACAGTGATGGGATGCCTCGATATTATGCCCTGATTCTCGAGGTGGTTTCTCTAAATCCTTTCAAGGTCAGAGTTAGTTGGTTAAATTCAAATAACAGTGGAACGTGTTCACTAAACTCTGTCAATTCCGGTGCTCCTAAAACGTGTGGAGATTTCAGAAGAGGCAGGCATGAAATTAGAACCTCCATTAATTGCTTCTCACACAAGGTCAGATGGACAAAAGGTCTTGGTGATACAATTCAAATATTTCCTAGAAAGGGGCAAATCTGGGCTTTATATAGAAACTGGTCTTCAGAATGGAATGAGTTCACAGGGGATGATGTAGTACAGAAATATGATTTGATTGAAGTACTTGAAGATTTTAATGAGGAAGTTGTGGTAGTTACTCCTCTCGTCAAAGTTGCTGGTTTCAAATCGGTGTTCCACAAGCATTTGAACCCCGaggaaataagaaaaattcCGAAGGAAGAAATTTTTCGATTTTCTCATGAGATATCATCGTTCCTGCTTACTGGAAAAGAAGCCCCAAATGCTCCCAAGGGTTTGCGAGAGTTGGATCCAGCAGCTATGCCTGGAGAGCTTCTTGAAGTAATACAAGATGTAGAAGAAATTGAATGCATGGATTCCAAAGGAAGCAGGGAAGGAAATGCAATTGGTGGTACAAAAGCAAGGAGTAGCAGTTTGATGGAAGAAACTTACATATCCATGGAAGATAAGGAAGTTGTAATATTAGATTCCTGA